DNA sequence from the Streptomyces tsukubensis genome:
CCCGCTTGCCGTAGGCGCCCGACAGCCGCACCAGCTCCAGCAGCCGCTCCGCCTCGGTGCGCCGCTCGGCCTTGGCGACTCCGCGCAGCCGCAGCGCCAGTTCGATGTTCTTGCCCGCCGTCAGCCACGGGAACAGGGCGTGCTCCTGGAACATCAGCGCGGGCCGCCCGCCCGGGGTCTCGATGGTCCCGGCACTGGGCGCGTCGAGCCCCGCCACCAGATTGAGCAGGGTCGACTTACCGCAGCCCGACGCCCCCAGGAGGGTGACGAACTCGCCCGGGGCGACATCCAGGGAGATGTCGTCGAGGACGAGTTGCCGTCCCCCGGGCGTCGCGAAGGACTTCGAAACGTGCTCGATACGGGCCGCGTATCCGGCCGGGTCGGTCCCGGCGCCGGCCGCCGTCCGGTCCTTGGTCACCGTGGTGCTGGCCATGGTCGTCACCTCCTGGGAGCGTACGTACGGCTTACTTGACGCCGAGTCCGGCGTCGGCTGCCTCGGGGGCGCCCTGGGCCTTCAGCACCTTGTTGAGCAGGCTGAGGTCGTAGATCCCCACCAGGTCGGGCTTCTCCAGGAGCCCGGCCTTCACGGCGTGGTCCGCCTGCGCCTGCAGGGTCGAGGCCAGCGGGTCGTCGAGGAACTGGATCGACGGCCAGGCACCGTCGATGATCTCGGCGGGCAGTTCCTTGCCGCTGAGCGCCTTCAGCTTGGCGTTCGCGGACGCCTTCGCCTTGTCGGGGTTGGCGTTGATCCACGCATTGGTCTTCACCGTGCCGCGGACGAAGGCCTCCACCACATCGGCGTGGTCCTTGAGGAACTTCTGGCTCACGATCACATGGGTGATCACGAACTTCTTCTCCGGCCAGATCGTGGCCTCGTCCAGCAGCACCTTCGCGCCCTGGCTGACCAGCCGCGACGCCGTCGGCTCCGGCACCCACGCCCCGTCGATGGAGCCCGACTTATAGGCATCCGGCGTGATCTTGTTGTCCGTACGGACCACGGAGACGTCGCCCTTGCCGCTCTGGGCGTCGGTCTTCCAGCCTCTCTCGGCTATCCAGTTGAGGAAGGCCACGTCCTGGGTGTTGCCGTGCTGCGGGGTGGCGATCTTCTTGCCCTTGAGATCGTCGAGGGTCTTGATCTTGGCGGGGTTCACCACCAGCTTCACTCCGCCGGACGCCGAACCGGCGACGATCCGCAGGTTCTTCCCCTTGGACTTGGTGAAGCCGTTGATGGCGGGGGAGGGGCCGATGAAGCCGATGTCGATGGAGCCCGCGTTCAGGGCCTCGATCTCGGAGGGGCCGGCATTGAACGTCGTCGACTTGATCTGGGTGCCGCCCAGCTCCTTCTGGAGGATGCCCTCCTGCTCACCGACGAGGGCGGTGGCATGCGTCAGATTCGGGAAGTAGCCGAGGCGGACGGTGTCGGCGGAGAGCTTCTTGCCCTTGGCGGCGGGGGCGGTCTTGTCGTCCTTGGAGTCGGAGCCGTAGCCGCAGGCGGCGAGGGTCCCGATCAGCAGGGGCAGCGCCGCGGCCGCGGCGAGGGAACGGCGGAGGGTGGTGGTGCGAGTGGCAGGCACGCGAGGGAATCCTCTCGTAAGCCCCGGTGTCCACGCCGTGGCGGCGCGGCCGGGACGCTATCGGTGGTCGGTCTTCGTTTCCAGCGGGCACGGATCGGCAGTCGGGTCATCGCGCACATCGCACGACACCCCCCGACCCTGCGCCGAGAGTGCCGCTGCCCACCCGGCCGCCCTCCTTGGCGAAGGTGGCGAACACGTCCGTCATCAGAAATCCCACTCCGCTTCATCGCCCTGACGGGCTTCGGGGTCCGCCGCTGCGGCGGACCGGTCGTTGGTGGCGAAGGACTCCCCGGCCATACCGGCGGCCAGGGTGGTGCCGTCGGCCGGGTCGATCAGCAGGAACGAACCCGTACGCCGCGAGTCCGCATAGGAGTCCAGGGCGATCGGCTCGGCGGTCCGCACCTTCACCAGGCCGATGTCGTTGGCGGTCAGCCGCCCCGGCTCCGCATGGTGCGAGAGGTCGTCGAGGGTCACCAGAGCCGGGATCTCCTTGACGATCGCCTTCACCGTGCGGGTCGTGTGCTTCAGCAGCACCCGGTGCCCCACGGTCAGCGGGGTGTCGGCGACATGGCAGACCGTCGCCTCCACATCCTGCCCGGACGGCGGGACATCGCCGCTCGGCACGATCAGATCGCCGCGCGACACGTCGATGTCGTCCGCCAGCAGCAGGGTCACCGACTGCGGCGCCCAGGCGACGTCCACCGCCTCGCCCAGCAGGTCGATGCCCTGCACTGTGGTGGTCCGCCCGCCCGGCAGCACCGTCACCGGCTCCCCGGTACGGAACGTGCCCGCCGCGATCTGGCCCGCGTACCCCCGGTAGTCCGGGTGTTCGGCGGTCTGCGGCCGGATCACGTACTGCACCGGCAGCCGGGCGTGGCAGGCCGCCAGATCATGGCTGACCGGCACCGTCTCCAGATGCTCCAGCACCGTCGGACCGCCGTACCAGTCCATCACCGCCGAAGGCTCGACCACATTGTCCCCGGCCAGCGCCGAGATCGGGATCGCGGTGACCTCCGGGACGCCGAGAGCGGTCGCGTACGCCGTGAACTCCTCGGCGATCGCGGCGAACACCTCCTCCGCGTACCCCACCAGGTCCATCTTGTTCACCGCGAGCACCACATGCGGCACCCGCAGCAGTGCGGCCACGGCGGCGTGGCGGCGGGTCTGCTCCACCACCCCGTTCCGGGCGTCGACCAGCACGACCGCGAGATCGGCGGTGGACGCCCCGGTCACCATGTTCCGGGTGTACTGCACATGCCCGGGGGTGTCGGCGAGGATGAATCGCCGGCGGGGCGTCGCGAAGTAGCGGTACGCGACGTCGATGGTGATGCCCTGCTCGCGCTCCGCCCGCAGACCGTCGGTCAGCAGCGCCAGATCCGGCCCTTCGCCACCCCGGCTGCGGGAAGCGTGCTCGACCGCCTCCAACTGGTCGGTGAGCACCGACTTGGAATCGTGCAGCAGCCGCCCCACCAGGGTCGACTTCCCGTCGTCGACCGAGCCCGCGGTGGCGAACCGCAGCAGCGTCGTCGCCGACAGCAGCGCCTCCGCAGCGCCCCCGCCGTCGGTGATATCGGTGGATGTCATGATCAGAAATAGCCTTCCCGCTTGCGGTCCTCCATCGCCGCCTCGGACAACTTGTCGTCCGCGCGGGTCGCGCCCCGTTCCGTCAGCCGGGACGCCGCGATCTCCGCGATGACCGCCTCCAGCGTGACGGCGTCCGAGTCCACGGCACCGGTGCACGACATATCGCCCACCGTCCGGTAGCGCACGGTCCGCCGCTCCACCTGCTCGGCGTCGGTCGGCCCGCCCCAGTCGCCGCCGGTCAGCCACATACCGCTCCGCTGGAACACTTCGCGCTCATGGGCGAAGTAGATCTCCGGCAGTTCGATCTTCTCGCGGGCGATGTACTGCCAGATGTCCAGCTCGGTCCAGTTGGAGAGCGGGAAGACCCGGACGTGCTCGCCCGGCGCGTGCCGGCCGTTGTACAGCTGCCACAGCTCGGGCCGCTGCCGCCGCGGATCCCACTGCGAGAACTCGTCCCGCAGCGAGAACACCCGCTCCTTGGCCCGGGCCTTCTCCTCGTCGCGCCGACCGCCTCCGAAGACCGCGTCGAACCGCTCGGCCGCGATCTTCTCGGTCAGCGGCAGGGTCTGGAGCGGATTGCGGGTGCCGTCCGGACGCTCCCGCAGCACCCCCCGGTCGATGTAGTCCTGGACCGATGCCACATGCAGCCGCAGCCCGTGCCGGGCCACCGTCCGGTCCCGGTACTCCAGCACCTCGGGGAAGTTGTGCCCCGTGTCCACGTGCAGCAGCGCGAACGGCACCCGCCCCGGGGCGAACGCCTTCAGCGCCAGATGCAGCATCACGATGGAGTCCTTGCCGCCCGAGAAGAGGATCACCGGACGCTCGAACTCGCCCGCCACCTCCCGGAAGATATGCACCGACTCCGACTCCAGCGCGTCCAGATGCGACAGCGCGTACGGACTGTCGTTCAGCCCCTGGGCCGCAGCACCCGTTCCCGCGCTCACACCAGACCCCTCTCGGCCAGCAGACCCCATACCGCGTCCGCGGATTCGGCGACGGTCTGCCGGTGCGATTCGATCCGCAGGTCCGGCGCAACCGGTGCCTCGTACGGATCGTCCACACCCGTCAGCCCGCTGATCTCCCCCGCCGCCTGCTTGGCGTACAGCCCCTTCACATCCCGCTCCGAGCAGACCTCGACCGGAGTCGCCACATGCACCTCGGCAAAGCCGGTGCCCGCGGCCTGGTGCCGCTTGCGGACCGACTCCCGGCTGTCCGCGTACGGCGCGATCACCGGCACCAGCACGGTCACCCCGTGCGAGGCCAGCAACTCTGCGACGAAGCCGATCCGCTGGACGTTGGTGTCGCGGTCCTCCCGGCTGAAACCGAGACCCGCCGACAGGAACTCGCGGATCTCGTCACCGTCGAGCACCTCGGTGCGCCGGCCTCCGGCGCGCAGCCGTCCGGCGACCTCGTGCGCGATCGTGGTCTTGCCGGCACTCGGCAGGCCGGTCAGCCAGATCGTGGCCCCGGTCATGTTGATTCTCCGATTCGTCGTAGTGGCGGCTTCAGCCGCCGGTCGGCCGCAGGCGGTCAGCCGTGCAGTCCGCACTCCGTCTTCGCGCGTCCGGCCCAGCGGCCGGACCGGGCGTCCTCGCCCACTGCCACCCGGCGGGTGCAGGGGGCGCAGCCCACGGAGGCGTACCCGTCCATCAGCAGAGGGTTGGTCAGCACGCCGTGCTCCGCGACATAGGCGTCCACGTCGTCCTGCGTCCAGCGGGCGATCGGGGCCACCTTCACCTTGCGCCGCCGCTCGTCCCATCCCACCACAGGGGTGTTCGCCCTGGTCGGGGACTCGTCACGGCGCAGGCCCGTGGCCCAGGCGTCGTACCCCGCGAGCCCCTCCTCCAGCGGCCGCACCTTCCGCAGCGCACAGCAGAGGTCGGGGTCGCGGTCGTGCAGCCGCGGACCGTACTCCGCGCCCTGCTCCGCGACGCTCTGCCGCGGTGTGAGGGTGATCAGGTTCACGTCCATCACGGCCTCGACGGCGTCCCGGGTGCCGATGGTCTCCGGGAAGTGGTAGCCGGTGTCGAGGAAGACGACGTCGACACCGGGGAAGGCGCGGGACGCGAGATGCGCGACGACCGCGTCCTCCATGGAGGACGTCACACAGAACCTGCCGCCGAAGGTCTCGGCGGCCCAGGAGAGCACCGCGAGCGCCGGGGCGTCCTCCAGTTCACGGCCGGCGCGTTCCGCCAGCTCGCGTAGGTCTCCGGTCTCCGTGACCGTCATATCGCGTCCTTTCCCCCGTCGTCACCGCCGTGGCGCAGCCCCCGGGACAGCAGCCCCAGGAACTTCAACTGGAAGGCGCGATTGCAGCTCGCGCACTCCCAGGCACCGTGCCCCTGCTCGGAGGGGCGCAGATCCTCGTCCCCGCAGTAGGGGCAGTAGAACGGCGCCGCGCGCTCGCTCATGCGGCACCTCGACGGTTCGCTTCTCCGCCCGCGCGGCGCAGAGGTGCGGCATTCGTCTTCGTCTGCGGGCCGGTGGCCGCGCGTGCGCCGCTCATGAGAGCGATTCCTCGGAGGCCCGAGCCGCCCAGGTCGCGAACCGCTCGCCGTCCTCGCGCTGCTCCTGGAAGCGGCGCAGGACGCGCTCCACGTAGTCGGGGAGGCCGTCCGAGGTCACCTTCAGACCGCGGACCTTGCGGCCGAAGCCGGGGTCGAGGCCGAGCGCGCCGCCCAGATGGACCTGGTAGCCCTCCACCTGCCGGCCCTCGTCGTCGAGGACCAGCTGGCCCTTGAGACCGATGTCCGCCACCTGGATACGGGCACAGGCGTTGGGGCAGCCGTTGATGTTGATGGTGATCGGCTGGTCGAACTCCGGGATCCGGCGCTCCAGTTCGTCGATGAGGGAGGCGCCGCGCGCCTTGGTCTCGACGATCGCCAGCTTGCAGAACTCGATACCGGTGCAGGCCATCGTGCCCCGCCGGAACGGGGACGGGGTGACCCGCAGGTCCAGCGACTCCAGGCCCTCGACCAGCGAGTCGACCCGGTCCGCCTCGACGTCGAGCACGAGCATCTTCTGCTCGGCGGTGGTCCGTACCCGGCCGGAGCCGTGCGCCTCCGCCAGATCCGCGATCTTGGTGAGGATCGTGCCGTCGACCCGGCCCACGCGCGGGGCGAAGCCGACGTAGAACCGCCCGTCCTTCTGGCGGTGCACGCCCACATGGTCCCGCCACTCCTGCTCGGGCCTCTCGGGAGCGGGCCCGTCGACCAGCTTCCGCAGCAGGTACTGGTCCTCCAGCACCTGACGGAACTTCTCCGCACCCCAGTCCGCGACCAGGAACTTCAGCCGGGCGCGGTTGCGCAGCCGGCGGTAGCCGTAGTCGCGGAAGACGGAGATGACGCCCTCGTAGACGTCGGGGACCTCGTCGAGGGGAACCCAGGCGCCCAGCCGTACCCCGATCTTGGGGTTGGTGGAGAGACCGCCGCCGACCCAGAGGTCGAAGCCGGGGCCGTGCTCGGGGTGGTTCACCCCGACGAAGGCGATGTCGTTGATCTCGTGGGCCACGTCCAGCAGCGGCGAACCGGAGATCGCGGACTTGAACTTCCGCGGCAGGTTGGAGAAGTCCTTGTTGCCGACGATCCGGCGGAGGATCTCGTCGATGGCGGGAGTGCCGTCGATGATCTCGTCCGCGGCGATCCCGGCGACCGGCGAGCCGAGGACGACGCGGGGGGTGTCACCGCACGCCTCGGCGGTCGACAGGCCGACGGCCTCCAGCCGCCGCCAGATCTCCGGCACGTCCTCGATGCGGATCCAGTGGTACTGGACGTTCTGGCGGTCGGTGATGTCGGCGGTGCCGCGGGCGAACTCCTGCGAGATCTCGCCCACCACCCGGAGCTGCCGGGTCGTCAGCCGTCCGCCGTCGATGCGGACCCGCAGCATGAAGTAGCGGTCGTCCAGCTCCTCGGGCTCCAGGATCGCCGTCTTGCCGCCGTCGATCCCGGGCTTGCGCTGGGTGTACAGACCCCACCAGCGCATCCGGCCGCGCAGATCGGCACCGTCGATGGAGTCGAAGCCCCGGTGGGCGTAGATCGTCTCAATGCGTGTCCGCACATTGAGACCGTCGTCGTCCTTCTTGGTCTGCTCATTGGCGTTGAGCGGGGTCAGATGGCCTACGGCCCACTGTCCCTCGCCGCGGTGGCGCCCGGTCTTGCGACGGGACGCTGCGGGAGCGGGCTTGTCCGGTGTGGCGGCCATGGCGGTGTGTCCTTCGGGGCAACGGGAGGGCGGCTCACAGCCGCACACGCGCCGGGCCGCGCGACGGTGCGCAGGGTGCGGGTGTGCGGAGAGAAGCAGGTGTGTCAGGTGTCTACGGGCGTGGTGCGGCGGAGTGCAGGCGGAGTTCGTGCAGACGCGCAGAGGGGCGAGGCAGAAGGATCAGCGGAAGAGGCGGATCGAGTGGGGGAACTGCTCGGCTGTCGGCTACCGGTGGGGGCGGCTGTGCTGGGCTTGTCAGCAGGCGGGACAGATGGCGCTGGACATGCGGCCGTGGTCGACGTGCCGCCGACTCACCAAGGCAATTCCAACCCGAGACATGACGGAAGCGTGGCACGCGCATCCGATGAGCGTCCACCATCATCCGTATGGTGGACGTCCTGGTCTCGCCTGGTGAGATGGTGTGGCGGCGGTCACTGTGCGCGCCGAGGGGCTCGGCCGGCGGCCGCGGACCGGGGCGGCGTCCGGGGGCTCGGGCGATGGCTGCCGGGCCGGGCCGGGGAGGTTCCTCCGCCGGGCTCGACCCGGTCCGTCCGTACTATTCGTACTATCCGAACTGTCTGTACTGTGCCGGGATGTTGGGGAGTGTTCGGGTGCGACCCGAGGTGCTGCGGGGTGCTCGGGAGTGCCCGGGGTATCCGGGACCGCCCGGGCGTGCCGGGCGTCAGCTGTGGGCGCCGGGCCACGGGCCGGGGGTGGCCTTCTCCGGCTCCTCCGTCACTTCGGTGTCGAAGAGCGTGAAGCCGCGCCGGAGGTAGTTGTCCATGGCGTGCGGCCCGTCCTTGGAACAGGTGTGCACCCAGACCCGCTTCGTCGGGGTGAGCCCCGGCCAGCGGTCCGCCAGGTCCCAGGCGCGGGCGGTGGCGTAGCTCAGGAGGTGCCCGCCGATGCGGCGGCCCCGGAAGGCGGCGATCAGCCCGAAGTAGAGGATCTCCACATTGCCGTCGTCCTGCGCCTGCAGTTCGGCGTAGCCGGCGGGGGTGCCCTTCTCGTACGCCACCCAGGTCTCCGTACCGGGCTTGCCGAGCACGGCCTCCCACTCGGCGTACGTCATCCCGAGCCGGTCGGTCCAGGTGACGTCCCCGCCCACGGACGCGTAGAGGAAGCGGCTGAACTCGGGCGACGGGGTCCCCGACCGGACGACGGCGACATCGGGCCCCGCGGGGGCGGCGGGCCGCAGATCGGCGGGCGAGGTCTGTTCAAGGGACCAGGTGGTGACGGTGATGCTCATGGGGCCAGGGAATCACGGTCCGGCCCCGGGCCGGAAGGGCCGTTGTGCCCACCGCGGCCCGCGGGCCGCGGAGGCGGGGTGGCGGGTCGGGCGGGGGTGGTGCGGTCCGCCGGGTCCCGGATCCGGGCAGACACACGGACCCCGGCTCCCGTGCGGGTACGAACGCTTCCGCGCCGCGGTGTCGTAGTCGCGGTCGTAGTGCCCCCGCCGCCGGGCGCCGAGCGGCCCCCGGCGGGGGTCCGGTCGGCGGGCAGCCGTCCCACGGGCCGGACGGATGGTCCGGCGCCGCGCCGCACGCCGCGGGCCCCGGGTGCTCCGGGGGCCGGGAAAGTTCGCCGCCGCGTCCACGGGCCTGTCCCCTGTATGACGGAGGCCGCCGGTCCGCCCCCGGCCGTGGGCGGGGGCGGGCGTAGTGGCAAGGGAGGGCGGTACGGACGCGGGGCCGTTCCCCCGGCCGTCGGAGGCTACCCGTGGTGGACCTCGACCTCGATGGACTCCGCGAAGCGGTACGGGCGGCTCGTCAGCACCTGGGGAAGCTGCCGGCGCAGCCGGGACATCTCCGCGCGGACCGTCACCGTCCGGGTGGGGTCGCCGAAGAGTTCCGCCGCCAGTTGGGCCGCGCTCAGACCCTCC
Encoded proteins:
- a CDS encoding ABC transporter ATP-binding protein, with the translated sequence MASTTVTKDRTAAGAGTDPAGYAARIEHVSKSFATPGGRQLVLDDISLDVAPGEFVTLLGASGCGKSTLLNLVAGLDAPSAGTIETPGGRPALMFQEHALFPWLTAGKNIELALRLRGVAKAERRTEAERLLELVRLSGAYGKRVHELSGGMRQRVALARALAQDSQLLLMDEPFAALDAITRDVLHEELTRIWRETRLSVLFVTHNVREAVRLAERVVLLSSRPGRIAREWSVGIEQPRRIEDAAVAELSVEITEELRGEIRRHGQN
- a CDS encoding aliphatic sulfonate ABC transporter substrate-binding protein; translation: MPATRTTTLRRSLAAAAALPLLIGTLAACGYGSDSKDDKTAPAAKGKKLSADTVRLGYFPNLTHATALVGEQEGILQKELGGTQIKSTTFNAGPSEIEALNAGSIDIGFIGPSPAINGFTKSKGKNLRIVAGSASGGVKLVVNPAKIKTLDDLKGKKIATPQHGNTQDVAFLNWIAERGWKTDAQSGKGDVSVVRTDNKITPDAYKSGSIDGAWVPEPTASRLVSQGAKVLLDEATIWPEKKFVITHVIVSQKFLKDHADVVEAFVRGTVKTNAWINANPDKAKASANAKLKALSGKELPAEIIDGAWPSIQFLDDPLASTLQAQADHAVKAGLLEKPDLVGIYDLSLLNKVLKAQGAPEAADAGLGVK
- a CDS encoding sulfate adenylyltransferase subunit 1 translates to MTSTDITDGGGAAEALLSATTLLRFATAGSVDDGKSTLVGRLLHDSKSVLTDQLEAVEHASRSRGGEGPDLALLTDGLRAEREQGITIDVAYRYFATPRRRFILADTPGHVQYTRNMVTGASTADLAVVLVDARNGVVEQTRRHAAVAALLRVPHVVLAVNKMDLVGYAEEVFAAIAEEFTAYATALGVPEVTAIPISALAGDNVVEPSAVMDWYGGPTVLEHLETVPVSHDLAACHARLPVQYVIRPQTAEHPDYRGYAGQIAAGTFRTGEPVTVLPGGRTTTVQGIDLLGEAVDVAWAPQSVTLLLADDIDVSRGDLIVPSGDVPPSGQDVEATVCHVADTPLTVGHRVLLKHTTRTVKAIVKEIPALVTLDDLSHHAEPGRLTANDIGLVKVRTAEPIALDSYADSRRTGSFLLIDPADGTTLAAGMAGESFATNDRSAAAADPEARQGDEAEWDF
- the cysD gene encoding sulfate adenylyltransferase subunit CysD, whose translation is MGSAGREGSGVSAGTGAAAQGLNDSPYALSHLDALESESVHIFREVAGEFERPVILFSGGKDSIVMLHLALKAFAPGRVPFALLHVDTGHNFPEVLEYRDRTVARHGLRLHVASVQDYIDRGVLRERPDGTRNPLQTLPLTEKIAAERFDAVFGGGRRDEEKARAKERVFSLRDEFSQWDPRRQRPELWQLYNGRHAPGEHVRVFPLSNWTELDIWQYIAREKIELPEIYFAHEREVFQRSGMWLTGGDWGGPTDAEQVERRTVRYRTVGDMSCTGAVDSDAVTLEAVIAEIAASRLTERGATRADDKLSEAAMEDRKREGYF
- the cysC gene encoding adenylyl-sulfate kinase, translated to MTGATIWLTGLPSAGKTTIAHEVAGRLRAGGRRTEVLDGDEIREFLSAGLGFSREDRDTNVQRIGFVAELLASHGVTVLVPVIAPYADSRESVRKRHQAAGTGFAEVHVATPVEVCSERDVKGLYAKQAAGEISGLTGVDDPYEAPVAPDLRIESHRQTVAESADAVWGLLAERGLV
- a CDS encoding phosphoadenylyl-sulfate reductase → MTVTETGDLRELAERAGRELEDAPALAVLSWAAETFGGRFCVTSSMEDAVVAHLASRAFPGVDVVFLDTGYHFPETIGTRDAVEAVMDVNLITLTPRQSVAEQGAEYGPRLHDRDPDLCCALRKVRPLEEGLAGYDAWATGLRRDESPTRANTPVVGWDERRRKVKVAPIARWTQDDVDAYVAEHGVLTNPLLMDGYASVGCAPCTRRVAVGEDARSGRWAGRAKTECGLHG
- a CDS encoding nitrite/sulfite reductase, which gives rise to MAATPDKPAPAASRRKTGRHRGEGQWAVGHLTPLNANEQTKKDDDGLNVRTRIETIYAHRGFDSIDGADLRGRMRWWGLYTQRKPGIDGGKTAILEPEELDDRYFMLRVRIDGGRLTTRQLRVVGEISQEFARGTADITDRQNVQYHWIRIEDVPEIWRRLEAVGLSTAEACGDTPRVVLGSPVAGIAADEIIDGTPAIDEILRRIVGNKDFSNLPRKFKSAISGSPLLDVAHEINDIAFVGVNHPEHGPGFDLWVGGGLSTNPKIGVRLGAWVPLDEVPDVYEGVISVFRDYGYRRLRNRARLKFLVADWGAEKFRQVLEDQYLLRKLVDGPAPERPEQEWRDHVGVHRQKDGRFYVGFAPRVGRVDGTILTKIADLAEAHGSGRVRTTAEQKMLVLDVEADRVDSLVEGLESLDLRVTPSPFRRGTMACTGIEFCKLAIVETKARGASLIDELERRIPEFDQPITININGCPNACARIQVADIGLKGQLVLDDEGRQVEGYQVHLGGALGLDPGFGRKVRGLKVTSDGLPDYVERVLRRFQEQREDGERFATWAARASEESLS
- a CDS encoding GNAT family N-acetyltransferase gives rise to the protein MSITVTTWSLEQTSPADLRPAAPAGPDVAVVRSGTPSPEFSRFLYASVGGDVTWTDRLGMTYAEWEAVLGKPGTETWVAYEKGTPAGYAELQAQDDGNVEILYFGLIAAFRGRRIGGHLLSYATARAWDLADRWPGLTPTKRVWVHTCSKDGPHAMDNYLRRGFTLFDTEVTEEPEKATPGPWPGAHS